The following proteins are co-located in the Bacteroidota bacterium genome:
- the raiA gene encoding ribosome-associated translation inhibitor RaiA, translating into MKVSINSVHFKTDKKLDLFITEKLNKLATIHTDLIGSDVMLKLANTDNPDNKIIEIRLLIKGNDIFAKKQSKSFEEATDLAIDALKKQLKKHKEKLKN; encoded by the coding sequence ATGAAAGTAAGCATCAATTCGGTACATTTTAAGACAGACAAAAAATTGGATTTATTTATTACAGAAAAGCTTAACAAACTAGCGACAATTCATACTGATCTGATCGGAAGCGATGTTATGTTAAAGCTTGCCAACACGGATAATCCTGATAATAAAATTATAGAAATCAGATTATTGATTAAAGGCAATGATATTTTTGCAAAGAAACAGAGTAAAAGTTTTGAAGAAGCGACTGATCTTGCAATTGACGCCTTAAAAAAACAACTAAAAAAACACAAAGAAAAACTAAAAAATTAA